Part of the Planctomycetota bacterium genome, CCATTTGATGCGGAATTCCTTCAAGGCGCCGTAGAGTCGCTGCCGTCCGCCCTCGACGCTCATGAGGGGCGCTCCTCTTCCTTCGTCGTCTCGTTCGCGCCCTCATCAACGGATGCGGGCGCCTCGCCGGCGCCGCGCCGCATGCTGGTAGTCTTCTCGCTCTGCGCGATCTCATCCTCGAGCAGCTTGGTCAGATCGGGCGGCTCGCCGCGGACGTAGCGCTCGATCGACACCGCCATCTTGCCCAGCGCGACGATGGCCGCGGGCAGGTCGCGATCGTGCATCGCGGAGACCGCGGAGGTGCCCCCCTTGTAGAGCGCCTGCTCGCGGGGGAAGGCCTGGGCCCAGGTCCGGGTGCGGGCGGCGCGCTTCTCGGCATCTTCGAGCATCGCCTTCACCTTGGCCAGCGTCTTGCGCTCGTCCACGGTGCTGGGCTTGGAGTCCTTGCTGCTGACCACCGTCTCCTTGCGAAAGAGGGCGCTGCGGGCGTTGTTCAGGTCCTCGCGCAGGCGGTTGATGCGGTTGCGCCAATAGTTGACGCGGTCGTTCTGCAGCCAGGTCACCATGCGATCGACCTCGGTGTCGGCCTCGGAGAGCGCCAAGCCCACCTCCTCGCGGCAGCGGATGAAGGCGGCGCGGGTCCGCTCGAGCACGTCGATCGACTGGAGATTGGCCTGCTGCGGATCCATGGAGAGTCTCGGCGGTGCGGCGCCGTCAGCGCTGGTTCAGGTATTCCTCGATGCGCTCCGCCTTGCGGACCAGGAACGGGATGTGCGTGTCGCAGGCCTTGACAAACTTCTGCAGTGCCCGCATGGTCTGCTCGAACTCCTCGGAGAACTTCACCTGCTCCTGGTCGCGCCAAGTCTGCTGCAGTCCGCCCAGCGAGGCCCCGACGCGCGACATCTGAGTCTGCACGTCACTATTGAATTTCTTCAGGTCGGCGGCGAATCGACGGAGCTCGTTGGGATCGACAATTGCTTTGGCCATGGGTCACCTCTGGGCCAAGTGTACGCTTGGAGCGCCCATGGAAACGCGGAATTTGATCGACGGTCAGTGGAGGGAGTCCGTTTCGGGGCGGCGCTTCGAGGTCCGCAACCCCGCCACCGACGAGGTCATCGCCGCGGTGCCGATGTGTGGCGCGGCCGAGGCGCGGGCGGCGCTGGATTCCGCCTTTGCGTTCCAGCCCGAGTGGGAGGCCGAAGCGCCGGATCATCGCGCCGGCATCCTGGAGAGGACCGCGGCGCTGATGGCTGCCAAGCTGGATTCACTGGCCAACATCATCACTCTGGAATGCGGCAAGCCGCTGGCCGAGGCCCGCCTTGAAGTGCAGTACGCCGCGGATTATTTCTCCAGCGCCGCCCACGAAATCCGCATGCTCCGCGATGTCGAAGCGCCCCTGAAGCGGCCCGGCGTTCGCGGGGTCGTGCGGATGAGGGGCATCGGAGTCTGCGCTGCGATCACCCCCTGGAACTTTCCGCTGGCGATGCTGGCGCGCAAGGCGGCCCCCGCCCTGGCGGCCGGCTGCGTCCAACTGGCCAAACCCGCCGAGGAAACTCCGCTCTCCTCCTTTGCCCTGGCTGAGATTCTGCTTGAGAGCGAGCTGCCGCCGCGCTGCCTGCACGTGCTCACCGGCGAGCCGCGCGAGATCGCCGCGGCCTGGCTCGAGGATGGCCGTGTCCGCAAGCTCAGTTTCACCGGCAGCACCGAAACCGGGAGGATTCTTCTTGAGCAATCCGCCAAGCAACTGGTCCGCTGCTCGATGGAGCTCGGTGGTCACGCGGCCTTCCTGGTGCTCGAGGACGCCGATCTGGACTTGGCCGTGCAGGGCGCCGTGCAAGCCAAGTTCCGCAACGCGGGCCAGACCTGCATCTGTCCGAACCGTTTCCTGGTGCATCACTCCATCGCCGGCGAGTTCGGCCGGCGCGTCGCGCTCGCCGCAGCAAGCCTGAAGGTCGCCCCGGGCATGGAGGAGGGTTCACAGATCGGACCGCTCATCAACGAAGCGGCCGTGGCCAAGGTCCGCTCCCATGTGGCGGACGCGATGGCTCGCGGCGGCAAGATCCTGTGCGGCGGAAAGACCGCGAAACTTCCCGACCGCCCCGATCGCTTTTTCCAGCCCACGGTGATCGCCGAATGCAATCCGGACATGCTCTGCTACCGCGAGGAGACCTTCGGCCCCGTGGTACCAATCATGGGCGTCGGTTCACCGAATGAGGCGATCGAGGTCGCGAATTCCAGCCCCTGGGGTCTTGCGGGCTATGTCTTCGGCGCTTCCGACACCGCGCGCCACGTCGCTGAGCAATTGCAGTGCGGCGTGATCGGCGTCAACGAAGCGGCACCCAGCAACGCCCGCGCTCCCTTCGGCGGTGTGAAGTGGAGCGGATTCGGCCGCGAAGGCGGCGTCTGGGGCCTGATGGAATATGTCGCCACGCAATATCTGGCGATTCGATCGCGGGAATAGGCGGCTCCGTCGAGAACCGCCTATTCCCCGCGTGCGCGTCAATCGTCGTCGTCGCTCTCGGCTTCATCCTTCAGCTTCACGGGAGTGCCGGCGGGATTGGCCAGGCGCTTGGCCATGACCGTCTTGCGGATCTCGTCCAGAAGCGTCAGGTTCTCCCGCAGGAAGAGCTTGGCGCCTTCGCGGCCCTGGCCCAAACGGGTCGGTCCGTAGCTGAACCACGAGCCGCTCTTCTCCACCACGCCCTCGTTCACCGCCATGTCCAGCACGTCGCCCGAGGTCGAGATGCCCTCGTCGAACATGATGTCAAACTCCGCCTCGCGGAATGGCGGGGCCATCTTGTTCTTGACCACCTTGGTCTTCACCCGGTTGCCGACGATGCGATCGCCTTCCTTGATCTGGCCGATCCGGCGAATGTCGATGCGGACCGAGGCGTAGAACTTGAGCGCGCGGCCGCCGGTCGTCGTCTCGGGACTGCCGAACATGACGCCGATTTTTTCGCGGAGCTGGTTGATGAACACCACGACGCAATCGCTCTTGGATATGGCGCCGGTCAGCTTGCGAAGAGCCTGGCTCATCAGGCGGGCCTGGAGCCCCATGTGGCTGTCGCCCATTTCGCCTTCAATCTCGGCCCGCGGAATCAGCGCCGCGACCGAGTCGATCACCACCATGTTGACGGCGTTGGAGCGGACCAGCATTTCGCAGATTTCCAGCGCCTGCTCGCCCGTGTCCGGTTGCGAAACGAGAATTTCATCCAGATTCACGCCGATGCGCTTCGCCCATGAGGGATCCAGCGCATGCTCGGCGTCGATGAACGCGGCCACGCCCCCTTCGCGCTGCGTGTTGGCGATGGCTGTGAGCGCCAGCGTGGTCTTTCCGCTGGACTCCGGCCCGAAGATCTCGACCACGCGTCCGCGCGGCAGTCCGCGTCCGCCCAGGGCGAGATCCAGGCTCAGCGCGCCGGTGGAGATGCCCTGGATCGGCGCAGGAAGATTGCCGTCGAGGCGCATGATGCTTCCCTTGCCATAGGCCTTCTCGATCTGGCCCATCGCCTGATCGATGGCTTTAAATCGGGCCTTCTGATCGCTGGATTCCTTGGCGCTCTCCTTGGCCGTGGAAGCCTTGTCGGACTTGGGTTCGGACTTCGACTCGATGACTTGCTTGGACATGCCTGGCCTTTCCGTTGCGCTGGCTCCGCCAATCGCTGCGGCGGGTTTCGCTGCTTGACGATTTGTAGCGGACTCGGGGCTCGACGCCACGGCCGCGCCTGGATTTCCTGACGAGATTCTCGAATTCCCCGTACCGGCGGCCGTGGCCGCGCGCGGATCCGACTTCGCGTCCTTGCCCGATCCGTTCATGACTCCGCCCTTTGCATCCGCTGCGACTGTGTTTGCTGAAACCATTGTGTCACCTTCCTTGGTCATTGTTTCTTTTTGAGAAACGAGTTTGAAACCGCCTGAACATTGATTTTCCCTCGCATCTGACCTGCTCCAATGCAGAATCATCTGTTCGGTATCTGATAGGTACCTGAATCCAATCGGCTCGTCAACCCTTTGTTCGGTAATTTTTAGGGTTGAATTCTTGCGTGAAATCTACCCCCCATTCAGTCGATTTCGAAAATGGCGGCCCTTTTTCCCTTAAGTCACAAAATTCGGCGTGGGCGGGCGGTAATCGGTCAGGTCGATGGTCTTGAACCACTCGATGGTGCGACGCAATCCATCATCCAGGGAAACCTTGGGCTCCCAACCGAGCGCCTTTTTTGCCAGCGAAATGTCCGGCTGCCGACGCGATGGATCGTCCGCGGGAAGCGGCCGGCCGGTGACGATCTTGGATTTCGTTCCCGTGATGGCGACGATTTTTTCCGCCAGCTGCTTCACCGTGAACTCGTTGGCGTTGCCCAGGTTCACCGGACCCGTGCATGCATCCGGCGCGTCCATCAGCTTCATCAGGCCCTCCACCAAGTCGTCGACATAGCAGAAGCTGCGGCTCTGGCTGCCATCACCGAAGAGTGTGATGTCCTGCCCCGCCACCGCCTGACGGATGAAGTTGCTCACCACGCGGCCGTCGAAGGGATGGATGCGCGGCCCGTAGGTGTTGAAGATGCGCGCCACGCGGATGGGCACCTTGTTGATCCGGTGGTAGTCGAAGAAGAGCGTCTCGGCGGCGCGCTTGCCCTCGTCGTAGCAGGCGCGCGGCCCGATCGGATTGACGTGTCCCCAATAGGTCTCCACCTGCGGATGGACCTTGGGATCGCCGTAGACCTCGCTGGTGCTCGCCTGCAGCACGCGTGCCCGCACGCGCCGGGCGAGGCCGAGCACATTCAGCGCCCCCATCACGCTGGTCTTGAGCGTCTTGATGGGGTTGTACTGGTAGTGGCCGGGCGCCGCGGGACAGGCCAGGTTGTAGATCTGATCCACCTCAAACTGGACGGGATTGGTCACGTCGGCGCGGACCAGCTCGAAATTGGTCTTGCCGATCAGGTGCTCGACGTTGCCCCGGTGACTGGTGAAGAAGTTGTCCAGGCAGATGACCTCGTGGCCCGCCTTGACCAGGCGGTCGCACAGGTGCGAACCGAGAAATCCCGCGCCACCTGTGACCAGAATTCGTTTTCGCATGGAGTAAATGTAGCGAAACCCCTCCAAAACTGCTCGACGGAACGGATCCGGGCGGGGAGGATGCCCTCGTGGAACGGCTCTCCTCCAGCTCAACGCTCGAAGCGGCTCAGTCGAGTCCGCGCGTGGCCCTTGGAGCGATGACCGGCACGAGCCTCGACGCGCTCGACCTGGCGCTGGTGGAGATCAAGGACCGCGGACTCTGCTCGCACGCCTCGCTGCTGCACCACCAGACCTTCGACCTGGGCCCGCTGCGACCGCGGCTGCGCGCCGCCTCGCTGGGCAAGTCGTTTTCAGCGGGCGACTTCCTGCGACTGGCCCTGGACTTTGGAAATTTCCACGCCGCCTGCGCCACGGAGTTGCTCAAGAATTACAACCGCAGCGCCGGAACCACCGTCTCGGTCAAGGTGGCGGGCCTGCATGGGCAGACCATTTTCCACGCGCCGCCACTCTCGTGGCAGATCATCAATCCCTATCCGGTGGCGCGGGCTCTGGGCTGTCCGGTTGCCAGCGACCTGCGCGGCGCCGACCTGGCCGCGGGCGGACAGGGCGCGCCCATCACCCCTCTGGCCGACTGGATCCTGTTCCGTGGGCATCGCCCGCGGACCATCGTCAACCTGGGCGGTTTCTGCAACATCACCTGGCTGCCCTCGAGCGTGGACGACCCCGCCAAGATCAGCGGCTGCGACGTCTGCCCCTGCAATCACATCCTCGACCACGCCGCCAAGCTGGCTCTGGACATTGACTTCGATCCTGAAGGAAGCAACGCCGCCAAGGGCAGCGTCCACCCCGCGGCCGAGAGCGCCCTGACCCAGTCTCTGAAGAAATTGACGGCCCAGAACCGCTCCCTCGGCAGCGGCGACGAGGGCTTCGAATGGGTCAATCAATGGGCTTCTCAGCTGACCTCGTGCGACCTGCTGGCGACCGCGGTGAACGCCCTGGCGCGGGCGATCGCCACGTCGATCACCTCCAGCGCCACGCCGTCGCAGGAGGTGCTGCTGGCCGGAGGCGGGGCGCTCAATGCCACGCTGGCACAAAAAATCGCTGAGTTCGTCAACCAGCCGGTCTACAACACGCAGGTCGCCGCGGCGATCCATGTCTCCGCGCGGGAGTCGGTGGCGATGGCGGTGCTGGCCGCGCTGGCGTGGGACGGTTATCCAACCACGCTCTCCAGCGTCACACATCGCGGCGCATCCAATTGCCGCGACGGACTCTGGTGCCTGCCCAGAGACGAAACACAATCTTAACCAAATCAAAATCGGCACCAAGCCCAAGGAGTTCTAACTTCGAGCCATGGAACAGCATTCAGTCCTGATCGTCGAGGATGAGAAGGAAATCGCGGAGCTGATCGAGCTGCACCTCAAGCGCGCCGGGATCCGGACCGCCATCGCGCGCTCGGGCCGCGCCGCCCTGGAGTCGGTCAAGAAGTCCCCTCCCGACGCCCTCGTGCTCGACCTGATGCTTCCCGATGTGGACGGCCTGGAAGTCTGCCGGCGCCTTCGCCAGACGCACGACCAGCGCACGATGCCGATCATCATGGTGACGGCCAAGGGCGAGGAGAGCGAGATCGTCACGGGCATCGAGCTCGGCGCCGACGACTACATCACCAAGCCCTTCAGCCCCAAGGTGCTGGTGGCCCGCGTGCAGAGCGCGCTGCGACGCACGCGCATGTCCGCCCCGGTCGACACCGACCGCATGTCGCTGCTGGGCGGCGACCTGGTGATCGACTCCGGCCGCCACGTTGTGCTGCTGGGCGGCAAGACGGTGGACCTCACCCTGACCGAGTACGGCATCCTGCAGTTCCTGGCCAAGCGGCCTGGATTCGTCCGGACGCGCGATCAGATCATCGCCGCGGTGCACGGCCGGGACATCGTGCTCTCCAACCGCACCGTGGACGTCCACATCACCGCCCTGCGCCGCAAGATGGGCGCGGTGGGCGACCTGATCGAGACGGTCCGCGGTGTCGGGTATCGTTTCAGCGAGAGCCGCGAAGCTCTCGCTGAATGAAACCCATCGCCTCCTCCGCACTCGGCTGGTTCGCAACGGCGCTGATCGCGATCGGCGCCTGGGCCGCCTTCGCGCCGGAGACCGCCGCGGTGATCGCCATCGCCGCCGTGCTGCTGGCCGGAATCCAGCAGATGCGCCTTGCCGCCGACGTGGAGCGGCTCAACGACGCCCTGCGCCGCGCCCGCACCGGCGCCGCCGCAACCAGCTTTCCGATCTTTCGCCGGCCGCTTCTTTCGCAGCTCTCGCAGCAATGCGCCTCGGTCTCCGAGCAGCACGACCGCGCCCGGCGCGACCTGGAGAGCGAGCGTCTGCAGCGCCAGCTCTTCGAGCAGTCGATGCGCGACGGTCTGGTGGTGCTGGACGCCCAGCAGCGCGTCCTCTCCGCCAACGCCGCGGCGGCGCGCCTGCTGGGCTTCGACGCCGCCACCGCGCCGGGACGCCTCTTCCAGGAACTCGGCCGCATTCCCGAGGTCAACGCCATGCTCGAGGCCAGCTACCGCGACGGCGAGCGGCGGCATGGCCTGATGGAGCCCTCCACGTCGCCGGGCTCGATCGTGGATGCCGCCGTCGAGACGCTGCGCGACGAGTGGCAACAACCGGTCGGCGCGCTGCTGCTGGTGGCGGACGTCACCTCGGAGCAGCGCCTGGAGCGGATGCGCAGCGATTTTGCGGCCAATGTGAGCCACGAGCTGCGCACGCCGATCACCAACATCAAGGGCTACATCGAGACGATCCAGCAGATCGGATTCGCCGACGAGGGGCAGGTGCACCGCTTCCTGGAGATCGTCGAGCGCAACGCCTCGCGGCTGGCGGCGCTGGTGGAGGATCTGCTCTCCATCTCGTTCCTGGAGTCCCCCAACACCCGGGAGCGCATCACCATGGCGAGCACCCCGGTGAACCAGCTCATCGACTGGGTCGACGCCGAGCTCGGCCTGGCCGCCGAGGCCCGCGGCGTCACGCTCAAGCGCGACCTCCAACCCGGCCTGCGCCTGCACGCCAACGCGCTGCTGATCGAACAGGCGATCGGCAACCTGGTCAGCAACGCCATCCGCTACGCGCCGCGCGGATCGGCAATCGAGATCACCGCCCGCGCGAGCGACGAGGAGGGCGGAGGCATGGCGCGGATCACCGTTGTGGACCAGGGCCCGGGCATTCACGAGAAGCACCTGCCGAGATTGTTCGAGCGCTTCTACCGCGTGGACACGGCGCGGAGCCGCGACGAGGGAGGCACCGGCCTGGGACTGGCGATCGTGAAGCACATCGCCATGGTGCATGGCGGCGAAGTCTCCGTGGAAAGCGCGATCGGCCGCGGCAGCCGCTTCTGCCTCGCCATTCCAGTCGCGAAAACGTGAGTCCCCATGAAATCAGACAAATTGCCCAATTCCAACGACCTTCTTAACCAAACCTGAACGAAGTCCGGCGACTCTACTCCCGCGTCGAAGATCCAACACCCCACCTGCCCCAAGGATTACCCATGAGACTCCCAGCTTCGCTCGCCCTCTCCTTCCTGGCCCTTCCCCTGGCGCTGGCCGCCGCGCTGCAAACCGCGGATGCGGACCTCTCCAAGCTGACCGGCTCGATCAAGGTGGACGGCTCCTCGACCGTTTATCCGATCACCGAGGCGGTGGCCGAGGATTTCCAGGCAAGGGCCCCTAAGTCGCGGCCCACCGTGGGCATCAGCGGCACCGGCGGCGGCTTCAAGCGATTCTGCGCGGGCGAGACCGACATCTCCAATGCGAGCCGGCCGATCACCCAATCGGAAGTGGAGATGGCCAAGAACAACAAGATCGACTTCATCGAGATCCCGGTCGCCTTCGACGGCCTTTCGATCGTGGTCAATCCCGCCAACACCTGGGTCACGGAGCTCAAGGTCGACCAGATCAAGAAGATCTTCACTGCCGACAATCCCGCCAAGAAATGGTCCGACCTGAATCCCGCCTGGCCCGCCGAGACGATCAAGGTGTTCAGTCCCGGCACCGACAGCGGAACCTTCGACTATTTCAAGGAGGCGACGGTCGGCAAGGAGGGCAAGATCCGCTCCGATCTCTCGGTGAGCGAGGATGACAACGTGCTGGTGACCGGCGTCGCCGGCGACAAGAACGCGATCGGCTACTTCGGCTTCGCCTACTACAGCGAGAACCAGAGCAAGCTCAAGCTGGTGCCCGTCGACGGCGGCAAGGGAGCGGTCACGCCCAATGCCAAGACCATCGAGGATGGAACCTACACCCCGTTCAGCCGCCCGCTCTTCATCTATGTCAACGCAAAATCCGCCCAGCGGCCGGAGATCGCGGCCTTCGTCGACTTCTATGTCGCCAACACCGCCAAGCTTTCCAAGCAGGTCGGCTACACGCCGCTGCCAACGGCCATCACCGACCGCGCCGCGGCGAACTGGAAGGCGCGCAAGCCGGGAACCCAGTACCTCGACGCGGGCGGCAACAAGGTGCAGGGACCGATCTTGAGCGTCTACAAATAATCCGCCGATCTTGATGAACGCACTCTCCGCCCAAGCCGCCTCCTCCGCGGCCGCCCTCGCGCGGCGCGGCACGCCGCGCTCCACGCTGGTGCGCAACCTCTGGGAGAGGGCGATTCGCGGAGTGCTGGGGGTGACCGCGATCATCAGCGTTGCGATCACGGTGGGCATCATCGCCATCCTGCTGCGCGAGACCGTCGCCTTCATCCAGCTGCCCGAGATCGAGCTGACGGATTTCCTCTTCGGGACGACCTGGAGTCCGCTGCTGGGCGCCGAGAAGCATTTCGGCATCTGGCCGCTGATCTGCGGCACCTTCCTGGTCGCCGCGGTCGCCGCCGTCACCGCCATTCCGCTGGGCTTGATCACCGCGATCTACATGAGCGAGTACGCCACGCCGCGAAGTCGCGCCATCCTGAAGCCCGTCATCGAGATCCTGGCCGGCGTGCCCACCGTGGTCTACGGCTTTTTCGCGCTGCTGGTGATCACGCCGGCGCTGCAGAGCGCCTGCAATTTTCTTTTTGGCACGCAGGTCTTCTCCGGCTACAACGCCGGCGCTGCGGGCATCGCGGTGGGCATCATGATCCTGCCCATCGTGGCCTCGATGAGTGAGGACGCCATGCAGTCGGTGCCGCGTTCGCTGCGCGAGGGGGCCTATGCCCTGGGCAGCACCAAGTTCGACGTGAGCATGAAGGTGGTGACGCCGGCGGCGCTGAGCGGCATCATGGCCAGCTGCTTCCTGGCGATCACGCGTGCCATCGGCGAGACCATGGTGGTGGCGCTGGCCGCGGGCGGGCTGGCCCACATGACGCTCAACCCCGCGGACCAGGTGCAGACCATGACGGCATACATGGTGCAGATCTTTTTGGGCGACGCTCCGGCCTTCGGCGTGGAAAACCTCTCCAGCTACGCAGTGGCGATGGTGCTGTTTACGCTCACGCTCGTGCTGTCCATCGCGGGCAACCTGCTGCTGAAGCGCTTCCGCGAGGCCTACGAATGAACGCCGCGGCACCGCACACTTCGCTCCGCGCCCGGCGCGTCTTCAAGAATCGCGCGTTTCTGGCGCTCTGCCTGGCCAGCACCACGCTGGCCATTGTGATCCTGGCCATCCTGATCCTCTCGATCGTGATGCAGGGGTCGCACTTTCTTTTCAACAGCGAGGCCGCGGGCGCCGTCTTCGGCCACGGCGACCTCACGCAACTCACCCGCATCGTGCGCTGGGAATTTCTCACCAACTTCGCCAGCCGCCGGCCGGAGAACGCCGGCATCTATGCGGCGATCATCGGCACGGTGTGGGTCTGCGGCATCTGCGCGGCGCTCACCCTGCCGCTGGGCATCGGCACGGCGATCTATCTGGAGGAGTTCGCACCCAAGAACCGCTGGACCGCGCTGATCGACTTCAACATCCGCAACCTCGCGGGCGTGCCGAGCATCGTCTACGGCATTCTGGGTCTGACCGCCTTCACGCGCATGTTCGGCCTCTTCGGCAGCGACCGCAACGCCGCATGGAGCTTCGGCCCAGCCGACGCGTGGTGGCATTTCCAATTGCCCTTCGGCCAGGGGCTGCTCGCGGGCGGATTGACGCTGATGCTGGTGGTGCTGCCGATCGTGATCATCTCCAGCCGCGAGGCGCTGCGCGCCGTGCCCTCGAGCCTGCGGCAGGCGAGCCTGGCCATCGGCGCCACGCCCTGGCAGACGGTTTCGCGCATCACCTTGCCCGCGGCATTGCCCAGCATTCTGACCGGCGCCATCCTGGCCATGAGCCGCGCCGTCGGCGAGGCCGCCCCGCTGCTGGTGCTGGGCATCCCGGTGTTCATCGCCAGCACACCGGATAACCTCACCGATAGTTTCACCGTGCTTCCCTTTCAAATCTTCAACTGGGCGGGTCGGCCGCAGGAGGCCTTCCACCAGCTCGCCGCTTCCGCGATCGTGATCCTGCTCCTCGTGCTGATCTGCTTCAATGGCATCGCGGTCTATCTTCGACAGAAGCTCCGCAAGCCGCTCGCCTGAACATGCCGCTGCAAGACTTCAAACCCATGCCCGACCGAACCGCACCCATTCTTGCCAAACCCGCCGCGATCTCCGCGCCCGGAACGCCCGGCGCCGAGCAGGTCACGGTGCGGGCAAAGGATTTCAACGCTTGGTACGGCACATTCCAAGCGCTGCACAAGATCACGCTGGACATTCCCTCGCAGCGGGTGACTTCGTTGATCGGTCCCTCCGGCTGCGGCAAGAGCACTTTCCTGCGCTGGATCAACCGCATGAACGACCTGGTGCCCAGCGCTCGCGCCGAAGGCGTGCTGCTGCTGGATCACGACGACGTGTTGGACACGGCCTTCGATGTGGTCGAGCTGCGCCGCCGCGTGGGCATGGTCTTCCAGAAGCCCAATCCATTTCCCAAGAGCATCTACGAGAACATCGCCTTCGGGCCGCGCTTGCACAAGCGCTTCCACCGCAGCGAGCTGGACGCGCTGGTCGAGGCCAGCCTTCGCGCCGCGGCGATCTGGGACGAGGTCAAGGATCGCCTGCATCAAAGCGCGTTGGGACTCTCGGGCGGCCAGCAGCAGCGGCTCTGCATCGCCCGCGCCATCGCGGTCGGTCCCGAAGTGCTTTTGATGGACGAGCCCTGCTCGGCGCTGGATCCGCGCAGCACCGCCAGCGTGGAGGCCCTGATCCGCGAGCTGCGCCAGACCTTCACCATCGTGGTGGTGACGCACAACATGCAGCAGGCCGCCCGCGTGAGCGACCTCACCGCCTTCTTCTTCGAGGGCAAGCTGGTCGAGGCGGGCCCGACCGACGGCATCTTCACCAATCCCAGGAACAAGCAGACGGAGGATTACGTGACCGGCCGCTTTGGCTGAGCCGGCGCACTCCACGATTCAGAGGAACCCACAATGGCAGTCGATCTTCGAAATGAAATGGTGGATTTGCGGCGCAACCTGCTGGCCATGGGGGCCATGGTGGAGCAGCGCGTCACGCGCGTGATCGAGGTGATGATCGACGGCGACTTGCAGCTGGCCGAGGTGGTCCGCGCCGGCGACGCCGAGGTGGACCAGATGGAGCTGGAACTGGAGGCGACCTGCATGCGGCTGCTGGCCCTGGCCCAGCCGGTCGCGGGTGATTTGCGGCTGATTCTCGCGGTCATCCGCATCAGCAACGAGCTGGAGCGCATCGCGGATCTCGCCCGCGGCATCGCCAAGAAACTCATCAAGCTCGGGGCCACCGACGGACCCGCACTGCCGCCGGCCATGATCGACCTGGCCTTCGCCAGCCGCACGATGCTCAGCGATGTGCTGGCCGCCATGGCCAACGAGGACGCCTCGCTCTGCCGGCAGGTGCGCCGCGCCGACCAGCGCGTGGACGACTTGCACAAGGAAGTGCTGCTCTGGGCAAGGCAGGAAATTCCTCGCGATGTCGCCACCTCGGGACAGACCATCGAGATGCTCACCATCGCTCAGCGCTTCGAGCGCATCGCCGACATGACCACCAACATCGCCGAGGATGTGATCTTCCTGGTCGAGGGGCGGATCGTGCGGCACACGCCGGATGAATAGGCTGAGTGTCCGTTGTTATTTCGGACTTTCTGAAATCACTTTTTTCGCCAAATCTCAGATTTTCCCCCTGTGAAGCATGGATCTGGGTCCATAATGGGGTGATGACCCTTGCCCCGCAATTTGTGCTTGCCTCGATCGCATCGTTGCTGCTTGCCGCGGACAACGCGCCGCGGCAATTCGGGCACGCGCGGACATCGGCGTCGGACATTGCGACTTCCAAAATTGGCGATGCCTCGCCGGTGTGGGTCTTCTTCCGCGAGGCGCGAACCGCGCCCTGCGACGCCTGCGACACTGCGATCACCGACCTGGCCATCGAGCGCCGTGCCCACCGACGGACGCTGCCGGGACTGGTCGATGTCCGCGATGTGCCGGTGCCAACGGAATTCACCGACGCGGTCGCCGCCACCGGCGCCACCATCCGCGTCACCAGCCGCTGGCTCAACGCCGTCAGCGCCATGGCCACGCCCGCCCAGGTCGCGGCGCTCAAGCAACTTCCCGGCGTACTCCGCGTCGAGGGCGTCCGCCGTGGTCGCTCAATCGGACAGGATGAATGCGATTCGCTCACGGCGGCGCCGGAATTCCAGAGGTTCGGCAGCGACTTCTATGGCAACGCCGCCACGCAGACGGACCAGATCGACCTGCGGAATCTGCACAACGCCGGCTACCGCGGCGCGGGCATCGTGATCGGCGTGCTGGACTGCGGATTCAACCGCGTCCACGAGGCTTTCCACAGCGCCGAGCATCCGCTGCAGGTGATTGCCGAATGGGATTTCGTGAAGAACGACGGCAACACCGGCATCGAAGCCGGCGACTACTCCGAGCAGCACAAGCACGGCACCTGGATCCTGGGAACGATGGCGGCCTACATGCCCAATCA contains:
- a CDS encoding WXG100 family type VII secretion target, with translation MAKAIVDPNELRRFAADLKKFNSDVQTQMSRVGASLGGLQQTWRDQEQVKFSEEFEQTMRALQKFVKACDTHIPFLVRKAERIEEYLNQR
- a CDS encoding NAD-dependent succinate-semialdehyde dehydrogenase, whose amino-acid sequence is METRNLIDGQWRESVSGRRFEVRNPATDEVIAAVPMCGAAEARAALDSAFAFQPEWEAEAPDHRAGILERTAALMAAKLDSLANIITLECGKPLAEARLEVQYAADYFSSAAHEIRMLRDVEAPLKRPGVRGVVRMRGIGVCAAITPWNFPLAMLARKAAPALAAGCVQLAKPAEETPLSSFALAEILLESELPPRCLHVLTGEPREIAAAWLEDGRVRKLSFTGSTETGRILLEQSAKQLVRCSMELGGHAAFLVLEDADLDLAVQGAVQAKFRNAGQTCICPNRFLVHHSIAGEFGRRVALAAASLKVAPGMEEGSQIGPLINEAAVAKVRSHVADAMARGGKILCGGKTAKLPDRPDRFFQPTVIAECNPDMLCYREETFGPVVPIMGVGSPNEAIEVANSSPWGLAGYVFGASDTARHVAEQLQCGVIGVNEAAPSNARAPFGGVKWSGFGREGGVWGLMEYVATQYLAIRSRE
- the recA gene encoding recombinase RecA, which encodes MSKQVIESKSEPKSDKASTAKESAKESSDQKARFKAIDQAMGQIEKAYGKGSIMRLDGNLPAPIQGISTGALSLDLALGGRGLPRGRVVEIFGPESSGKTTLALTAIANTQREGGVAAFIDAEHALDPSWAKRIGVNLDEILVSQPDTGEQALEICEMLVRSNAVNMVVIDSVAALIPRAEIEGEMGDSHMGLQARLMSQALRKLTGAISKSDCVVVFINQLREKIGVMFGSPETTTGGRALKFYASVRIDIRRIGQIKEGDRIVGNRVKTKVVKNKMAPPFREAEFDIMFDEGISTSGDVLDMAVNEGVVEKSGSWFSYGPTRLGQGREGAKLFLRENLTLLDEIRKTVMAKRLANPAGTPVKLKDEAESDDDD
- a CDS encoding SDR family oxidoreductase: MRKRILVTGGAGFLGSHLCDRLVKAGHEVICLDNFFTSHRGNVEHLIGKTNFELVRADVTNPVQFEVDQIYNLACPAAPGHYQYNPIKTLKTSVMGALNVLGLARRVRARVLQASTSEVYGDPKVHPQVETYWGHVNPIGPRACYDEGKRAAETLFFDYHRINKVPIRVARIFNTYGPRIHPFDGRVVSNFIRQAVAGQDITLFGDGSQSRSFCYVDDLVEGLMKLMDAPDACTGPVNLGNANEFTVKQLAEKIVAITGTKSKIVTGRPLPADDPSRRQPDISLAKKALGWEPKVSLDDGLRRTIEWFKTIDLTDYRPPTPNFVT
- a CDS encoding anhydro-N-acetylmuramic acid kinase, which codes for MERLSSSSTLEAAQSSPRVALGAMTGTSLDALDLALVEIKDRGLCSHASLLHHQTFDLGPLRPRLRAASLGKSFSAGDFLRLALDFGNFHAACATELLKNYNRSAGTTVSVKVAGLHGQTIFHAPPLSWQIINPYPVARALGCPVASDLRGADLAAGGQGAPITPLADWILFRGHRPRTIVNLGGFCNITWLPSSVDDPAKISGCDVCPCNHILDHAAKLALDIDFDPEGSNAAKGSVHPAAESALTQSLKKLTAQNRSLGSGDEGFEWVNQWASQLTSCDLLATAVNALARAIATSITSSATPSQEVLLAGGGALNATLAQKIAEFVNQPVYNTQVAAAIHVSARESVAMAVLAALAWDGYPTTLSSVTHRGASNCRDGLWCLPRDETQS